From Streptomyces sp. NBC_01460, a single genomic window includes:
- a CDS encoding cellulose-binding protein — MSDPSSPFGFELVRRGYDRGQVDDRITKLVADRDSALARITSLEKRIEELHLETQNAQAQVNDAEPSYAGLGARVEKILRLAEEEAKDLREEARRAAEQHRELAESAAQQVRNDAETFAADRKAKAEDEGVRIVEKAKGEASTLRTDAQKDAQQKREEADALFEETRAKAAQAAADFETNLAKRREQSERDLASRQAKAEKRLAEIEHRAEQLRLEAEKLRTDAERRARQTVETAQRQAEDIVADANAKADRIRSESERELAALTNRRDSINAQLTNVREMLATLTGAAVAAAGSPVEDDSATRGVPAQQTR; from the coding sequence ATGAGCGACCCTTCCTCCCCCTTCGGCTTCGAGCTCGTGCGACGTGGATACGACCGCGGTCAGGTGGACGACCGCATTACCAAACTCGTCGCCGACCGTGACAGTGCTCTCGCCCGTATCACCTCTCTGGAAAAGCGCATCGAGGAACTCCACCTCGAGACGCAGAACGCCCAGGCCCAGGTCAACGACGCCGAGCCGTCGTACGCCGGTCTCGGCGCCCGCGTCGAGAAGATCCTCCGTCTCGCCGAGGAGGAGGCGAAGGACCTGCGTGAGGAGGCCCGCCGCGCGGCCGAGCAGCACCGCGAGCTGGCCGAGTCGGCCGCCCAGCAGGTGCGCAACGACGCGGAGACGTTCGCCGCGGATCGCAAGGCGAAGGCCGAGGACGAGGGCGTCCGTATCGTCGAGAAGGCCAAGGGCGAGGCGAGCACGCTCCGCACCGACGCCCAGAAGGACGCCCAGCAGAAGCGCGAGGAGGCCGACGCCCTCTTCGAGGAGACCCGCGCCAAGGCCGCCCAGGCCGCCGCGGACTTCGAGACGAACCTCGCCAAGCGCCGTGAGCAGTCGGAGCGCGACCTCGCGTCCCGTCAGGCGAAGGCCGAGAAGCGTCTCGCCGAGATCGAGCACCGCGCGGAGCAGCTCCGCCTGGAGGCCGAGAAGCTCCGTACGGACGCCGAGCGCCGTGCCCGTCAGACGGTGGAGACGGCTCAGCGCCAGGCCGAGGACATCGTGGCGGACGCCAACGCCAAGGCCGACCGGATCCGCAGCGAATCGGAGCGCGAGCTGGCGGCGCTGACCAACCGCCGCGACTCGATCAACGCCCAGCTGACCAACGTCCGCGAGATGCTGGCGACGCTGACGGGTGCCGCGGTCGCCGCCGCCGGCTCCCCGGTCGAGGACGACTCCGCCACCCGCGGGGTCCCCGCCCAGCAGACCCGCTGA
- a CDS encoding LLM class flavin-dependent oxidoreductase, which produces MRVGTFVLAAQFPGQGQGEALHRAVRSAEVAEESGLDSVWLAEHHFVPYGVCPSATTLAALLLGRTRRIRVGTAVSVLPSQHPVMLGEQAALLHLTSGGRFTLGVGRGGPWVDLEVFGAGLEAYEKGFPESLDLLLDWLGKPRVAGRGERFGFREVAVVPRADELLGDGPPGPEVIVACTSPKSVELAAGKGLPMLLGMHCGDEEKADMVALWRSAAREAGQPAEVVERVAHVSAGVTQIADSPADAVETLVKAMPGWLRQGLGAHVTVDGRHRVMRDPVAYTEFLCGLHPVGPPRFAADRLAATAERTGITRFALMVEGSGDLAATETNVQRLGTEVLPLLE; this is translated from the coding sequence ATGCGCGTAGGAACGTTCGTACTGGCAGCACAGTTTCCGGGCCAGGGGCAGGGCGAGGCCCTGCACCGGGCCGTCCGCTCCGCGGAGGTCGCGGAGGAGTCCGGGCTCGATTCCGTCTGGCTGGCGGAACATCATTTCGTGCCGTACGGGGTGTGCCCGTCCGCCACGACCCTGGCCGCCCTGCTGCTCGGCCGCACCCGCAGGATCCGGGTGGGCACGGCGGTGAGCGTGCTGCCGAGCCAGCACCCGGTGATGCTCGGCGAGCAGGCCGCGCTGCTGCACCTGACCAGCGGCGGCCGCTTCACCCTCGGGGTGGGGCGCGGCGGCCCCTGGGTCGATCTGGAGGTGTTCGGCGCGGGGCTCGAGGCGTACGAGAAGGGTTTCCCCGAGTCGCTGGACCTCCTGCTCGACTGGCTCGGCAAGCCCCGGGTGGCCGGGCGCGGTGAGCGCTTCGGCTTCCGTGAGGTGGCCGTCGTGCCCCGGGCCGACGAGCTCCTCGGGGACGGTCCGCCGGGCCCCGAGGTGATCGTCGCGTGCACCTCGCCGAAAAGCGTGGAACTCGCCGCTGGAAAGGGTTTGCCGATGCTCCTCGGGATGCACTGCGGCGACGAGGAGAAGGCCGACATGGTCGCTCTGTGGCGCTCGGCCGCCCGCGAGGCCGGCCAGCCGGCGGAGGTCGTGGAGCGGGTAGCACATGTGTCCGCGGGGGTGACCCAGATCGCGGACAGCCCCGCCGACGCCGTGGAGACGCTCGTGAAGGCGATGCCGGGATGGCTGCGGCAGGGGCTGGGCGCCCATGTGACGGTCGACGGCCGGCACCGGGTGATGCGCGACCCCGTGGCGTACACGGAGTTCCTCTGCGGCCTGCATCCGGTGGGGCCGCCCCGGTTCGCCGCCGACCGCCTGGCGGCCACGGCGGAGCGCACGGGCATCACCCGCTTCGCCCTCATGGTCGAGGGGTCGGGCGATCTCGCGGCGACCGAGACGAACGTGCAGCGGCTGGGCACGGAAGTGTTGCCGTTGCTGGAGTGA
- a CDS encoding ATP-binding cassette domain-containing protein, with amino-acid sequence MIELDGLTKRFGNKVAVDHLSCRVRPGMVTGFLGPNGAGKSTTMRMMLDLDNPTSGTVRIDGRHYRELQEPLKHIGALLDAKSMHGGRSAYNNLLCLAQSNRIPVSRVSHVLDTVGLSAVAKKKSKGFSLGMGQRLGIAAALLGDPEILMFDEPVNGLDPEGIHWIRNLMKTLAAEGRTIFVSSHLMSEMALTADHLIVIGQGKLLADTSMADFIQENSRSFVRMRSPEQERLRDVLHAEGVVAVESGNGTLEIDGEAPERLGELAGRHGIVLHELSAQRASLEEAFMQMTAGSVEYHAHSERDGAPPPQVGPHWGEGWSPQQTGGRTADDGTKGA; translated from the coding sequence ATGATCGAGCTCGACGGCCTCACCAAACGCTTCGGCAACAAGGTTGCCGTCGACCATCTGTCATGCCGGGTCAGGCCCGGGATGGTGACCGGGTTCCTCGGCCCGAACGGGGCGGGCAAGTCCACGACCATGCGGATGATGCTCGACCTCGACAACCCGACCAGCGGCACGGTGCGCATCGACGGCCGCCACTACCGCGAGCTCCAGGAGCCGCTCAAGCACATCGGGGCGCTGCTCGACGCCAAGTCGATGCACGGCGGTCGCAGCGCGTACAACAACCTCCTGTGTCTCGCCCAGAGCAACCGCATCCCGGTGAGCCGGGTCTCCCACGTGCTCGACACGGTCGGTCTGAGCGCGGTGGCGAAGAAGAAGTCCAAGGGTTTCTCCCTCGGTATGGGCCAGCGGCTGGGAATCGCCGCGGCGCTGCTGGGCGACCCCGAGATCCTGATGTTCGACGAACCCGTCAACGGTCTGGACCCGGAGGGAATCCACTGGATCCGGAATCTGATGAAGACCCTCGCCGCGGAAGGCCGGACGATCTTCGTCTCCTCCCATCTGATGAGCGAAATGGCCCTGACCGCGGATCATTTGATCGTCATCGGGCAAGGAAAGCTGCTCGCCGACACGTCGATGGCCGATTTCATCCAGGAGAACTCCCGCAGTTTCGTGCGGATGCGCTCGCCGGAGCAGGAGCGCCTGCGCGACGTGCTGCACGCGGAGGGCGTCGTGGCGGTCGAGTCGGGCAACGGCACGCTGGAGATCGACGGTGAGGCCCCCGAGCGGCTCGGTGAGCTCGCCGGCCGGCACGGGATCGTGCTGCACGAGCTCAGCGCCCAGCGGGCCTCCCTGGAGGAGGCCTTCATGCAGATGACAGCGGGCTCCGTGGAGTACCACGCCCACTCCGAACGCGACGGTGCCCCGCCACCACAGGTGGGTCCGCACTGGGGCGAGGGGTGGAGCCCGCAGCAGACCGGCGGCCGCACGGCCGACGACGGCACGAAGGGGGCGTGA
- a CDS encoding ATP/GTP-binding protein, which translates to MSPRRNRPRGGESPTGNARDAGERYGGGGDTESWQGEEWSVRPVSGASAAGKRYRCPGCDQEIPSGVPHLVAWPEFGGIDDRRHWHKACWNAKDRRTTRVQRSRNAPRY; encoded by the coding sequence GTGTCCCCGCGCCGCAACCGCCCCCGAGGCGGCGAGAGTCCTACCGGCAACGCACGCGACGCGGGGGAACGGTACGGCGGGGGCGGTGACACGGAGAGCTGGCAGGGCGAGGAGTGGTCCGTGCGCCCGGTGAGCGGCGCGAGCGCGGCGGGCAAGCGCTACCGCTGCCCCGGCTGCGACCAGGAGATCCCCTCCGGCGTCCCGCACCTCGTCGCCTGGCCCGAGTTCGGCGGGATCGACGACCGCAGGCACTGGCACAAGGCCTGCTGGAACGCGAAGGACCGCCGCACCACACGGGTGCAGCGGTCCAGGAACGCTCCGCGGTACTGA
- a CDS encoding ABC transporter permease subunit, translated as MTMPPPPAQTPPQAHQAPQAPYQQPQQGWGGQAGLYASPIPVRTPGLGDAIASEWTKIRSVRSTMWTLGVMIVLLIGIGLLTAFAVSVSDADLDGTPVLSLGFFGVLLGSICVMTLGVLTIASEYGTGMIRTTLTACPSRARMLVAKSLVFFLLAFTITTVTTGVVGVLQTAMLDGATADAATWVRSTVGVGLYVATLGLLSLALGTLIRHSAGAITIMIAVVLLPLVLAMFMFSPTLAGVQEALFEYSIPNQLGAMYDASVTTSGPTGWEPLWIILGVTAVAMAAALVSLDRRDV; from the coding sequence ATGACGATGCCTCCGCCGCCCGCGCAGACGCCCCCGCAGGCGCACCAGGCCCCGCAGGCGCCGTACCAGCAGCCGCAGCAGGGCTGGGGCGGCCAGGCGGGCCTGTACGCCTCTCCGATCCCCGTGCGCACGCCCGGCCTCGGTGACGCGATCGCCTCGGAGTGGACGAAGATCCGCTCCGTGCGCTCCACCATGTGGACGCTGGGCGTGATGATCGTGCTGCTGATCGGCATCGGCCTGCTCACCGCGTTCGCCGTGAGCGTGTCGGACGCCGACCTGGACGGCACCCCCGTCCTCAGCCTCGGCTTCTTCGGCGTGCTGCTCGGCTCGATCTGTGTGATGACCCTCGGCGTGCTGACCATCGCGTCCGAGTACGGCACGGGGATGATCCGTACGACGCTGACGGCGTGCCCGAGCCGGGCGCGGATGCTGGTCGCGAAGTCGCTCGTCTTCTTCCTGCTCGCCTTCACGATCACCACGGTGACCACCGGGGTCGTCGGTGTCCTGCAGACGGCCATGCTGGACGGCGCCACGGCCGACGCGGCCACCTGGGTGCGCTCCACGGTGGGGGTCGGTCTCTACGTCGCGACGCTCGGGCTGCTCTCGCTCGCGCTCGGCACGCTCATCCGGCACTCGGCGGGCGCCATCACGATCATGATCGCGGTGGTGCTGCTCCCGCTGGTCCTCGCGATGTTCATGTTCTCGCCGACGCTCGCCGGTGTGCAGGAGGCTCTCTTCGAGTACTCCATCCCCAACCAGCTCGGCGCGATGTACGACGCGTCGGTGACCACGTCGGGGCCGACCGGCTGGGAACCGCTCTGGATCATCCTCGGCGTGACGGCGGTGGCCATGGCCGCCGCCCTCGTGTCGCTGGACCGCCGCGACGTCTGA
- a CDS encoding ABC transporter ATP-binding protein — MIEAVGLTKRYGAKTAVHNLSFQVRPGAVTGFLGPNGSGKSTTMRMMLGLDRPTSGHVTIGGHAFRSLPNAPRQVGALLDAKAVHGGRSARNHLLSLAQLAGIPAARVDEVLGVVGLQDVAKKRSKGFSLGMGQRLGIAAALLGDPQVLLFDEPVNGLDPEGILWVRNLMKQLASEGRTVFVSSHLMSEMALTADHLIVIGRGQLLSDMSVTDFISANSADFARVRVSSDGPELREKLTASLTEAGGRVVSEPDGALRVMGLGLPRISDLAHGADVRLWELSPHQASLEEAYMRMTQGAVDYRSTVDAKAGLQLPAPGYGHPGHEAAHGQPGRTPQPPPEVPQQSWYAPPPPGQNPYAAPAVPADRPERKTSEDPR, encoded by the coding sequence ATGATCGAGGCAGTCGGCCTGACCAAGCGCTACGGCGCGAAGACGGCCGTGCACAACCTTTCCTTCCAGGTACGGCCGGGTGCCGTCACGGGGTTCCTCGGTCCCAACGGGTCGGGGAAGTCCACCACCATGCGCATGATGCTCGGCCTGGACCGGCCGACGTCGGGACACGTCACGATCGGCGGCCATGCCTTCCGCAGCCTCCCGAACGCTCCGCGCCAGGTGGGGGCACTGCTCGACGCCAAGGCCGTGCACGGCGGTCGCAGCGCCCGCAACCACCTCCTGAGCCTGGCCCAGCTGGCCGGCATCCCCGCGGCACGGGTGGACGAGGTCCTCGGCGTCGTCGGGCTGCAGGACGTCGCGAAGAAGCGGTCCAAGGGCTTCTCCCTCGGCATGGGCCAGCGGCTCGGCATCGCGGCGGCGCTGCTCGGCGACCCGCAGGTGCTGCTCTTCGACGAGCCGGTCAACGGCCTGGACCCCGAGGGGATCCTCTGGGTCCGCAACCTGATGAAGCAGCTGGCCTCCGAGGGGCGCACGGTCTTCGTCTCCAGCCACCTGATGAGCGAGATGGCGCTCACCGCCGATCACCTGATCGTGATCGGCCGCGGGCAGCTGCTCTCCGACATGAGCGTCACCGACTTCATCTCGGCCAACTCCGCCGACTTCGCCCGGGTGCGCGTCTCGTCGGACGGCCCGGAGCTGCGGGAGAAGCTGACGGCCTCGCTGACGGAGGCGGGCGGCCGGGTCGTGTCGGAGCCGGACGGCGCCCTGCGCGTCATGGGGCTCGGGCTGCCCCGGATCAGCGATCTGGCCCACGGGGCGGACGTCCGGCTGTGGGAGCTCTCGCCGCACCAGGCGTCCCTGGAGGAGGCGTACATGCGGATGACGCAGGGCGCCGTGGACTACCGGTCGACGGTGGACGCCAAGGCGGGGCTCCAGCTGCCGGCGCCCGGCTACGGGCACCCCGGCCACGAGGCGGCCCACGGGCAGCCCGGTCGGACCCCGCAGCCTCCGCCCGAGGTCCCGCAGCAGAGCTGGTACGCCCCGCCGCCCCCGGGACAGAACCCGTACGCCGCACCCGCCGTTCCCGCGGACCGGCCCGAGCGCAAGACCAGCGAGGACCCCCGATGA
- a CDS encoding ABC transporter permease subunit has protein sequence MASVPAVLNSEWTKIRTVSSTTWTLVCAFVVTVAMGAALSALLNSQFDDLSDAERATFDPTFVSFSGMVLGQLAMVVFGVLVVGTEYSSGMIRTSLAAVPQRGSFLFSKIAVAGVLALVVGLATSFVTFFLSQALLGDRGTDLGAQNVLRAVFGGGVYMGLIAVFSMGVATMLRSSMLSLGILMPFFFLVSQILSAVPGAKSVARYFPDQAGSKIMQVVPDALNSDPAPYGPWAGLGIMALWVVAALAGGYLVLKKRDA, from the coding sequence ATGGCATCGGTACCCGCGGTCCTGAATTCCGAGTGGACCAAGATCCGTACGGTCTCGTCGACCACTTGGACGCTGGTGTGCGCGTTCGTCGTCACCGTCGCCATGGGGGCAGCGCTCAGCGCCCTGCTGAACAGCCAGTTCGACGATCTCTCCGACGCCGAGCGGGCCACCTTCGACCCGACGTTCGTGAGCTTCTCCGGAATGGTCCTGGGACAGCTGGCGATGGTCGTCTTCGGTGTCCTGGTGGTGGGCACGGAGTACAGCTCCGGGATGATCCGCACCTCGCTCGCGGCCGTGCCGCAGCGCGGGTCGTTCCTCTTCAGCAAGATCGCCGTGGCCGGCGTCCTCGCCCTGGTGGTCGGTCTCGCCACCAGCTTCGTGACCTTCTTCCTCAGCCAGGCGCTGCTCGGCGACCGCGGCACCGACCTCGGCGCGCAGAACGTGCTGCGCGCGGTCTTCGGCGGCGGCGTCTACATGGGGCTGATCGCGGTCTTCTCCATGGGCGTGGCCACGATGCTGCGCAGCTCCATGCTGTCGCTCGGCATCCTGATGCCGTTCTTCTTCCTCGTCTCGCAGATCCTCTCGGCGGTCCCCGGGGCGAAGAGCGTGGCCCGGTACTTCCCCGACCAGGCCGGCTCCAAGATCATGCAGGTGGTCCCGGACGCCCTGAACAGCGACCCCGCGCCCTACGGCCCCTGGGCGGGGCTCGGGATCATGGCCCTGTGGGTGGTGGCGGCGCTGGCCGGCGGCTACCTCGTACTGAAGAAGCGGGACGCCTGA